The DNA region GCCCTGGGCTACGACACCCTGACCCGCCGCTGGACCCGCCGCCAGGCCCAGCAGGCTTTTCGCGAGGCGGAAGCCCAGGGGATCCAGCCGGACTGGAACCGGGTGCGGGGGTTGGCTCCGCACTGGCTGAGCTGACCAGGGAGATAAACTCTAGTATTTCTCATGCGGACCCGGTACCAAAAGGCCAGCAGGGACCGGGCCTCAGCCTCTCTGAGGCCCCGTCCTGCGGGGTTCATTTACTTCCCGTATTTGTTCACGACCCCGAAGATGTAGGGCTGGTACAGGTCAATCAGGCCGTTTCTGGAGACGTCTTTTACCGCGCATAGGCGGGCCCGAGGGCCATCCAGTTCCGTCATGATCGAAAACGAGCGGTTTTCGTCCTGGGGATAGCTGTACACCCTGGCGTACAACCGAACCGTGTACAGCATGTTGGGCCGGGGTGGGGCCGATTGAATCTCCTCACTTTCCTTGATCTCGCTGCCGTAGATCCTGGACTTCACGTCCTGAGCAGATTTTCTTAGCGCATCCAGAACGGCATCCCGCTTCTGCGGGTCGGCCAGCAGCTGTTTTAGCCTGAAGCCGTTGGCGCTGCTCCCCTCGATGATCCCGTAGCACTCCCGGTTTTCATCGGCCAGCATGTAGTCTATGTTTCCTTCCAAGACCGGTGCCAAGAAAGCCTCCATCATGCTCTTGACGCTGTAGCGGTCTTGTTGCTTGGGGGCTTCGGCGGGCTGGGTGGTCGTCCTGGGAGCGCAGGCCCCCAGCAGCAGGGCGCTCAGGATGAGCAAGACGGTTTTTTTCATCACTTACCTCCTTCTGAAAGTATAGGTTTGGTCCCTTTCCTTTCGCTTTCGCTCTGTGGGGGAAACCCCACCCCTTTGTGGCGTTTCTCGCTTCGCGCGGTTCTTTCCCTGGTTCGGGCTAGGTGCGTTTCGCCAGTTCGGCCATTTTTCCCTCCCATGCACAAGGGTACTTGCTGTTCAAACAGCCAGAAATTCAGGCCTCCGCCCGCCGACCGAGCCGGGCCGCGATGCGGGCCAGACGCTTGGGATAGCGCCCGGCCAGTTCTGAATCCAACTGGGCGTGTACCCAGAGCAAAAAATCTGTGCTTTCCAGCGCGCGCATGGCCTGACGGATGCGCTCAGCGAGAACCCCCGCCGCCAGAAGGCGAGGGAACATAACCTCCTCGAGGGCATCGGCAGCCCCCCGGCTGAAGTGCCGGTCGAGGCGCTGATGCTCGGGGAGCACCCGCTGCCAAATCTCCTCTGCCGGACGGTGCAGCGGGTCGAGCGCCTTGGCGTAGCCCATCAGGTAGGCCAGCCGTTCGAGGGGCAGGCTTCGCCATTGCTCCATCTCTTTTTGGCACTCTTCGAGGGTCATGGCTCCTCCACGATTCGCACCACCGCCGGAAGCTCCCCCTCTAGCCGATCCGCCCCCACCAGGGTGGGTTCGATCCAGCGCACTTTGGGCCGGGCCTTGGAGGGGTCCTTTCGGCTGCCCTCGCCGGTCCAGTAGAGGTGCCAGTGCGCCCGCCGGATGTGCGGCTGGGGGCTTTTGCCCGCGCCGCCTTGGCCCCGCGCTTCGGCTTGCCGCGCCCGGCGCAGCGCGGCCCCGATGCGCCAGCCCACCTCGATGCGCAGCGGATCGGGCTCGGGATACACCCGGGGCGGCTTATCCTTGCGCCTTTGCCCCACCCCCGGCAAAGGCCGGGGCCGACCGGAGAGGTCGGGCTCCTCGCTGGCCAGGTAGAGGGCCAGGTTGAGCAGGCCCCGCACCGTGTCGAACGCCGCCGCGGGGAAGCTCACCCCCTCCATCCCCACCAACTGCTGGCTCAGAAGAGTCTCGGTCTGCGTGCCCTGGATGCACTCCTCCAGGGTCGCGCCGGTGAGGTCCAGCAGCAGCGGCAGCCGCCGCCCGTTCTCCCCCAGCAGCACCGCGCGAAACTCCAGGTGGGCAGGCGCAAAGCGGGTGTCTACGTCCAGGTGCACCCAGGCCCCCACCCCGCCCTGCCAGGGCTCGGGGAACACCAGCAGGGGGGCATACTCCGGCAGGCGGGTGAGCAAATCCACCGGCAACCGCTCCAGGGGGGCCCCCACCAGGGAGCGGAAAAGGTCGGGGTCGAAGACGTAGGCCCCCTTGGTGAGGTTCCAGGGCAAGAGTGCGGCCAGGTCGCAGGCTTGCAGGTTGAGGTCGCTGATGCGCTCCAGGTCCCCCGGCGCGACCTGGAGCCGATCCAGCCGCGCCCGCAAATCGGGGTCGCGCAGCACCATCTCCTGGGCCAGCCCCAGCGGCAGCAGGACTGCCTCATGCCAGGGCCGCTCCCCGCTGAGCAGGGCGGTTTCCAGCCCCTGCCAGGCCTGCTCGCCGATCTGCTCGCGGGCCTCGCGCACGGCCCGCTGGGCCAGCGAAAGGATCTGATGCAGACGGGTCTTGTCCACGGCTACTCCTTTCCTGCCACGCCCTCCCGCCACTCCACCGCCACCACCAGCTCCGGGGCGTGCCCCCCTCTGGGCTCCTCGAGGACGATGTGGGCAAAGCGCCTTTCGATCTCCTGGAGTTCGCCCTCAAACCGCCGGAAGGCCCCCCCGCCCTGACCCAGATCAACCTGGATCAGGCGGCGCAGGACGTAGCGGGGAAGGCGCTTGTAGCGCAGGATGTCCCGCAGCAGGGCCCGGATGAGGGCCACCCGGGCTTCCTCCCCGAATTTCTGGTAGTGCTCCAGGGCGGTTTTCAGGTTACGGGCAGCCTTTTGCTCCAGGGAGTTGGAAGGGAACGGCTCGGGGTCGCCCTGGAGCAGCTTCTGTTCGAGGTTCTGGTAGACTTCCCAGAACTCCGGGCTGAGATCCAGCCGGGGGGTGGCGGGCTCCGCACGGGCCTGGTTCAGGGCCTCGGGGAAGGAAACCGCCTGGACGCTAGCGTCCTTCGCCGCGTAGGCGTAAAAACCCAGTCCCTTGCGGGCTACCAGGAGCGCCCCCGCCTCCCCTGGCCGGGCGGCCTTGACCCGGTTCGGCAACCGGGCGATGCGCTCCTCCAGCCCCGGCAGCATTCCCTGAACCCGTTCCCACTCCAGGCGTACCCAGGTGTCGAAGCTCTCCTCCTCCTCGGGGAGGTGGGTGAGCCGCTCGTAGACCTGAGCGGGCGAGGGCTCCTCGTCGGGGGAAAGCACCTTGGCGTCCTCCCCCAGGGCTTTGTGAATCAGGAAGAGCTTGTGTTCGGCCACCCGGCGGGGGTCCACCACCCCCGATCCCTTCTCGGTGGGGAAGAAGTGGTAGATGCGGAGGGCGTCGAAGACCCGCTGACCGATGCGGTTGATCCGGCCCACGCGCTGGATCACCCGGGTGGGGTTCCAGGGGATGTCGTAGTTGACCACGGCCCCCGCCCGGTGCAGGTTCACCCCCTCCGAGAGCTTGTCGCTGGTCACCAGCACGTCGTAGCGGTCGCGCCTCAACCCCTCGGCAAGCGAGGCGTCGAAGTCGAGCACCACCTGCTCCATCAAGGCCCCGCTCAGGTGACGGCCCACCGCCAGCACCCGCAGCCCCACTCCCTTGAGGTGCTGCTCGAGGTGCTCCACGGTGTCCACGAACTCCGAGAAGACCACCACCTTGCGCCCGGGCTCTTCTTCCAGGCTCTGCCGCAGAAACCGGGCCAGGGCCAGGGCCTTGGGGTCTCGCTGAGGGTCGGCCAGCTGGAGCCGGGCGGCCTGGGCGTAGACCTGGGTGAGCAGGGCCAGGTCGTTCTCGATGTGGCGCAGAAATAGATCCCTCTGGCGGAACTCCTCCAGGCGGTAGACCCGCTCCCGGCTGCGCTCTCCCCGCTGGATGGCGCTGGCATCCTGCTGAAGGAGGGCTTCCATGAATTCCTCGATCTCCAACGCCTCCTCCCCTGCCGTCATCCGCTCGAGCAGTTCCTCCAGGCTCTTGCGGTCGAGGATGAAGTAGCCCGTCTTTTGGGCAAACTCCAGGGTCATCCGGTGGGCCTCTACCAGGCGTTCCACCGTGCGGGTGAAAGCCCCGAAGGAGCTTTCGAAGCGCCGCACCAGCAGCCGGCGCATGAAGTCGGCCAGGTTGCGCTGCGACTCCAGGGCGAAGACCACCTCTGCCGAGCCGTCCTCCACCTCCTCTTCCCCGAAGAGACCTTCCTGGTAGAGGGCGGGCTGGTAGATGCTTCCCCGGAAGGCCCCCTCGGGGCCGAACCACTCCTCCACCACCTGGTCGTAGAAGGCCGACTGATCGGGGGTAAGCTCGTAGAAAAGCGGCTTTGGGTCCTCCAGGCGGGAGAAGGCGGGCAGGTGTTCGCGGTAGCGGGGGTCTTTTTCCAGGTCCAGGCGGTTGCGCCGCACGGTGACGGGGGCCATGGCCGAGCGCACCTTCCGGGCGATTTGGGCCATCCCCCGTTCCACCCGCCGCTCGTCCACCGGGGGGTTGTCGCCGAAGTGGTCCCTGTACAGCCGCTCGGCCTTTTCCCGCTTCCGGGGATCCCGCGCCCGGTGGTAGCGCAGGATGTAGCTGTAGGCCTTGAAGGCTCGGGTCAGCTCGCGGAAGTACCCCTCGAGGTCGGCGGTGGGGCCCACCTTGGAGTCGCCCGGGGTCACGAACAGCCGGAGCAGGGCGAAGACGTCCAGGGGGTAGTTGTTGTATGGGGTGGCGCTGAGCAGGAGGGTCTTGCGGCCCGCGGTGATCGCCTGGAGCAGGGCGTAGGCCTGGCTCTCTGGGTTGCGGAAGCGGTGGGCCTCGTCCACGACGACCAGCTCTACGTCCTGGCCGGGGCCCTGGAGGAAGTCCAGGGCTTCTTCCAGCTGACCCACAGAGTAGGCCCGCCAGTCGTGAAGGCCGAAGTCCGCCAGGTACTTCAGCCAGCCGTAGCGGCCCTCCTCTCCGATCAACCCCGGCGGGGCCAGGACCATCCCCCGTCCGCCGTACTCCCGGGCCACCAGCGAGGCCACCACGGTTTTGCCCAGCCCCACCACGTCTGCCAGGATCGCCCCACCGTACTCCTGGAGGGCCCGCAGGATCAGCTCCACCGCGTCGAGCTGGTAGGGCAGGGCCTGGTAGCCGATGCGCTGGAGGTATGCCGCAGGCCCCTGTCGGGTGGGCAGGGCCT from Allomeiothermus silvanus DSM 9946 includes:
- a CDS encoding helicase-related protein, with amino-acid sequence MHFITNAREKKDLAARLADLSTASLELKFLVGFFYFSGWRELYEPLKKAAESNPNLKLKILVGLSVDRPAGRLLEVARKAEGTGQEVSWALLEEYAQALSDPSLDLEDFPEQARFFLRLLQEGRLEIRKTREPNHAKLYLFKVDAPQQRLLGSPGKFITGSSNLTHAGLRGQHEFNVEIGDYGFEEAEAYFDGLWSRAVPLRPEDIARLGEIIERGSLAALPTPFEVYALLLRRYLEVVEALPTRQGPAAYLQRIGYQALPYQLDAVELILRALQEYGGAILADVVGLGKTVVASLVAREYGGRGMVLAPPGLIGEEGRYGWLKYLADFGLHDWRAYSVGQLEEALDFLQGPGQDVELVVVDEAHRFRNPESQAYALLQAITAGRKTLLLSATPYNNYPLDVFALLRLFVTPGDSKVGPTADLEGYFRELTRAFKAYSYILRYHRARDPRKREKAERLYRDHFGDNPPVDERRVERGMAQIARKVRSAMAPVTVRRNRLDLEKDPRYREHLPAFSRLEDPKPLFYELTPDQSAFYDQVVEEWFGPEGAFRGSIYQPALYQEGLFGEEEVEDGSAEVVFALESQRNLADFMRRLLVRRFESSFGAFTRTVERLVEAHRMTLEFAQKTGYFILDRKSLEELLERMTAGEEALEIEEFMEALLQQDASAIQRGERSRERVYRLEEFRQRDLFLRHIENDLALLTQVYAQAARLQLADPQRDPKALALARFLRQSLEEEPGRKVVVFSEFVDTVEHLEQHLKGVGLRVLAVGRHLSGALMEQVVLDFDASLAEGLRRDRYDVLVTSDKLSEGVNLHRAGAVVNYDIPWNPTRVIQRVGRINRIGQRVFDALRIYHFFPTEKGSGVVDPRRVAEHKLFLIHKALGEDAKVLSPDEEPSPAQVYERLTHLPEEEESFDTWVRLEWERVQGMLPGLEERIARLPNRVKAARPGEAGALLVARKGLGFYAYAAKDASVQAVSFPEALNQARAEPATPRLDLSPEFWEVYQNLEQKLLQGDPEPFPSNSLEQKAARNLKTALEHYQKFGEEARVALIRALLRDILRYKRLPRYVLRRLIQVDLGQGGGAFRRFEGELQEIERRFAHIVLEEPRGGHAPELVVAVEWREGVAGKE